The genomic window GTACCGCCGCACGACGTGGAAGATATAGTCCAAGAGACTTATGTACGCGTATGTCAAGTTAAGCAACCGAGCACCATTACGCACCCGCGCTCTTTTATGCTGAAAACCGCGCGCAACCTCGCGCTAGATTATATAAAGCGGGCAGACAACAAACTAACAGACAGTTTAGATGAAGACACACAAGATAATTTAGCAAGCTACAAAGACGACCCATACCGCCGCGCGGCAGGCGAGCAAGACTTTGCCCTATTTTGCGAAGCTGTGAGGCAGCTACCGGTGCAATGTAGAAAGGTATTTGTACTTAAAAAGGTTTACGGTTACTCGCAACAAGAAATAGCCAAAGAACTGGGTATTAGCCAAAGCACCGTAGAAAAACACATAGCGCAAGGCCTAAAACGCTGCGCCAATTTTTTAGATAACAAACAAGATAAATCGACAATGCAAGTAGTTAGATCATCCCATTCCAAAGGGGCAAGTTTATGAGCAAAATATACAAACTCGCCCCAGCGGACGAAATAAACGACCAAGCCTGCCTTTGGATAGCTCGCCTAGATAGAGGCTTAAGCACGGATGAGCAGCAAGCTCTTAAAAAATGGGTTAACGAATCTCACGCTCACGCGAGTGCCCTTTATCGCGCCGCAGAGCTATGGGATAAAATGGATGACCTTTCTCGCTTGGCAGACCTGTTTGAAGCGCCAAAAGAAACGCGCTTCCCCTACGGCATAGCGGCATCGTTAATTGCTGGCTTGGTCGCCTTAGGCTTATTTTTTAGTACCGCTCCATTTACCACCCCACAAACGGATACACTCATAGCCAACCACCAAGCAAGTGCCATATACGAAACGGCAATTGGTGAGCAATCGGTTGTTACGCTTTCAGATAGCAGCGAGCTAACCCTCAACACCAATACCAAGGTTGCGGTCAATTACACTGAACAAGCCCGCATACTTACCTTGCTGCGCGGTGAATTACACATTAAAGTTGCTCACAATAAAAGCCGCCCCCTCAGCGTTGTAGCCCAGGATAAACTCGTTCAGGCAGTAGGCACGGCTTTTAATGTGCAAATAATGGATACGCAAGAAGTTGAATTGATCGTTACCGACGGCAAAGTACTTATTGCTGAGAACGTGAAAGACATCTCGGTTGCGCAAAAGCCCCTCTCAACGCAAAACGCGTCAATAGCTAAAGGGCAAAAAGTTATACTGGGTGCGCCCAATGCCAATGTAACTGCCCTTGATGAAAATGAGATTTCTGCAAAGCTTTCTTGGCAGCATGGCAATATAATATTTAAAGGCGAAACCCTTGCACAGGCGCTAATAGAAATAGAGCGCTACACCTCAACACGATTCGAAATAGAAGATAAAAGCATTGCTAACATTCGCATTGCAGGCATGTTTAAAGCTGGCGATATAGATGGGCTAACACTTGCTTTAAAACAAAATTTTAATATAGATGCAGCTGGCACCAATGGAGAAAAAATTATTCTTACGCGCGGCGCAACATTATAAACAACACAACTGTGCCGCCGCGCCACCTGCTGTATTTATTTTCCACGCATTCATTAACACCTTAACAGAAAAATCTACACGCCCCGTGATACTTGCAACACCTATTCACGCACAACAAAATTAGCGCCTAGAAAACGCAAATAATAACGACAAAGCACCAACCAGTAGAGAAAAATAAAAATATGTCGCACCCCAACTGGCGGAAAAATAATGTTCGGTCGTCTATACAACAAGCCTGTATACCGCAGGCTGCTGAGAGAAACGGACGGACAATAATTACTGCAGTAACCTTGGGTGCTCTCATTTCTTTTTCTGCTTTGGCGCAAGCCGAAACAGACACCCTAGAAAAAGTCGTACGTTTCGATA from Saccharophagus degradans 2-40 includes these protein-coding regions:
- a CDS encoding RNA polymerase sigma factor; amino-acid sequence: MTDESNVQSIYLSIQKALSRAVSRIVPPHDVEDIVQETYVRVCQVKQPSTITHPRSFMLKTARNLALDYIKRADNKLTDSLDEDTQDNLASYKDDPYRRAAGEQDFALFCEAVRQLPVQCRKVFVLKKVYGYSQQEIAKELGISQSTVEKHIAQGLKRCANFLDNKQDKSTMQVVRSSHSKGASL
- a CDS encoding FecR family protein; this encodes MSKIYKLAPADEINDQACLWIARLDRGLSTDEQQALKKWVNESHAHASALYRAAELWDKMDDLSRLADLFEAPKETRFPYGIAASLIAGLVALGLFFSTAPFTTPQTDTLIANHQASAIYETAIGEQSVVTLSDSSELTLNTNTKVAVNYTEQARILTLLRGELHIKVAHNKSRPLSVVAQDKLVQAVGTAFNVQIMDTQEVELIVTDGKVLIAENVKDISVAQKPLSTQNASIAKGQKVILGAPNANVTALDENEISAKLSWQHGNIIFKGETLAQALIEIERYTSTRFEIEDKSIANIRIAGMFKAGDIDGLTLALKQNFNIDAAGTNGEKIILTRGATL